Proteins encoded in a region of the Pseudomonas sp. PDNC002 genome:
- a CDS encoding MdtB/MuxB family multidrug efflux RND transporter permease subunit: MNPSRLFILRPVATTLLMVAILLSGIIAYRFLPISALPEVDYPTIQVVTLYPGASPDIMTSSVTAPLENQLGQIPGLNEMSSTSSGGASVITLQFSLDINLDVAEQEVQAAINTAQSLLPKDLPNQPVYSKVNPADAPILTLAVMSPDMPLPQIQDLVDTRLAQKISQISGVGLVSISGGQRPAVRIRANPAALAAAGLSLQDLQTTVTNNNLNGPKGSFDGPTRSSTLDANDQLKSADAYRDLIIAYKNGSPLRVRDVASVDDDAENVRLAAWANASPAVVLNIQRQPGANVIEVVDSIKKMLPQLQATLPGSLEVTVLTDRTTTIRASVADVQFELFLAVCLVVMVTFLFLRNISATLIPSFAVPLSLIGTFGVMYLAGFSINNLTLMALTIATGFVVDDAIVMVENIARYLEKGDSPLEAALKGSKQIGFTIISLTFSLIAVLIPLLFMGDVAGRLFREFAITLAVAILISGFVSLTLTPMLSAKLLRHVNPEDEGRFARAAGRFIDRMIERYAAALRVVLRHQPLTLLVAIGTLVLTALLYMFMPKGFFPIQDTGVIQGIAEAPQSISFQAMAGRQQELAKVVLKDPAVESLSSFIGVDGTNATLNTGRLLINLKPHADRDVTATEVIHRLQPELDKIAGIRLYMQPVQDLTIEDRVARTQYQFTLQDADPEVLADWVPRLVDRLQELPELADVATDWQDKGLQAYLSIDRDTASRLGVSLSNIDSVLYNAFGQRLISTIFTQATQYRVVLEVAPEFQIGPQSLENLYVPASDGTQVRLSSLAKVEERHTLLAVNHISQFPAATISFNLAKGVALGEAVQAIRDVETQMDMPVSLQGSFRGAAQAFEASLSNTLLLVLASIVTMYIVLGILYESFIHPVTILSTLPSAGVGALLALMLSGQEIGIVAIIGIILLIGIVKKNAIMMIDFALDAERNEGKPPHEAIYQACLLRFRPILMTTMAALLGALPLMLAGGAGAELRQPLGITMVGGLLVSQLLTLFTTPVIYLYFDRLAARWAAWRGRHGLDVNSIDPAERG, translated from the coding sequence ATGAACCCGTCCCGCCTGTTCATCCTGCGGCCGGTCGCCACCACGCTCCTGATGGTGGCGATCCTGCTGTCGGGGATCATCGCCTACCGCTTCCTGCCGATCTCGGCGCTGCCGGAAGTGGACTACCCGACCATCCAGGTGGTGACGCTGTATCCCGGTGCCAGCCCGGACATCATGACCTCCTCGGTCACCGCGCCGCTGGAGAACCAGCTGGGGCAGATTCCCGGCCTGAACGAGATGTCCTCGACCAGCTCCGGTGGCGCCTCGGTGATCACCCTGCAGTTCAGCCTGGACATCAACCTCGATGTGGCCGAGCAGGAAGTCCAGGCAGCGATCAACACTGCACAGAGCCTGTTGCCCAAGGACCTGCCGAACCAGCCGGTGTACAGCAAGGTGAACCCGGCGGACGCGCCGATCCTGACGCTGGCGGTGATGTCGCCGGACATGCCGCTGCCGCAGATCCAGGACCTCGTCGATACCCGTCTTGCGCAGAAGATCTCGCAGATTTCCGGCGTCGGCCTGGTCAGCATCAGCGGCGGCCAGCGCCCCGCGGTGCGCATCCGCGCCAACCCGGCCGCGCTCGCCGCGGCCGGCCTGAGCCTGCAGGACCTGCAGACCACCGTCACCAACAACAACCTCAATGGTCCCAAGGGCAGCTTCGACGGCCCCACGCGCTCCTCGACGCTGGACGCCAACGACCAGCTCAAGTCCGCTGATGCGTACCGCGACCTGATCATCGCCTACAAGAACGGCTCGCCGCTGCGCGTGCGTGACGTGGCCAGCGTGGACGACGACGCCGAGAACGTGCGCCTCGCCGCCTGGGCCAACGCCTCGCCGGCGGTGGTGCTGAACATCCAGCGCCAACCGGGCGCCAACGTCATCGAGGTGGTGGACAGCATCAAGAAGATGCTCCCGCAACTGCAGGCGACCCTGCCCGGCAGCCTCGAAGTGACGGTGCTCACCGACCGCACCACGACCATCCGCGCCTCGGTGGCGGACGTGCAGTTCGAGCTGTTCCTCGCCGTCTGCCTGGTGGTGATGGTCACCTTCCTGTTCCTGCGCAACATCTCCGCGACGCTGATTCCCAGCTTCGCCGTGCCACTGTCGCTGATCGGCACCTTCGGCGTGATGTATCTCGCCGGCTTCTCGATCAACAACCTGACGCTGATGGCGCTGACCATCGCCACTGGCTTCGTGGTGGACGACGCCATCGTCATGGTGGAGAACATCGCGCGCTACCTGGAAAAGGGCGATTCGCCGCTGGAAGCCGCACTGAAGGGCTCGAAACAGATCGGTTTCACCATCATCTCGCTGACCTTTTCGCTGATCGCCGTGCTGATTCCGCTGCTGTTCATGGGCGACGTGGCCGGCCGGCTGTTCCGCGAATTCGCCATCACCCTGGCGGTGGCGATCCTGATTTCCGGCTTCGTCTCCCTGACCCTCACGCCGATGCTCAGCGCCAAGCTGCTGCGCCATGTCAATCCGGAGGACGAAGGGCGCTTCGCTCGCGCCGCGGGGCGCTTCATCGACCGCATGATCGAGCGCTATGCCGCTGCCCTGCGCGTGGTCCTGCGGCACCAGCCGCTGACCCTGCTGGTGGCCATCGGTACCCTGGTGCTCACCGCGCTGCTCTACATGTTCATGCCCAAGGGCTTCTTCCCGATCCAGGACACCGGGGTGATCCAGGGCATCGCCGAAGCGCCGCAGTCGATCTCCTTCCAGGCCATGGCCGGCCGCCAGCAGGAACTCGCCAAGGTGGTGCTGAAGGACCCGGCGGTGGAAAGCCTGTCCTCCTTCATCGGTGTCGACGGTACCAACGCCACGCTCAACACCGGGCGCCTGCTGATCAACCTCAAGCCCCACGCGGACCGCGATGTCACGGCGACGGAGGTGATCCATCGCCTGCAGCCGGAACTGGACAAGATCGCCGGCATCCGGCTGTACATGCAGCCGGTGCAGGACCTGACCATCGAAGACCGCGTGGCCCGTACCCAGTACCAGTTCACCCTGCAGGACGCCGATCCCGAGGTGCTCGCCGACTGGGTGCCACGCCTGGTCGACCGTCTGCAGGAGCTGCCGGAACTCGCCGACGTGGCCACCGACTGGCAGGACAAGGGACTGCAGGCCTACCTCTCCATCGACCGCGACACCGCCTCGCGCCTGGGCGTGAGCCTGTCGAACATCGACAGCGTGCTCTACAACGCCTTCGGCCAGCGGCTGATCTCCACCATCTTCACCCAGGCCACGCAGTACCGCGTGGTGCTGGAAGTGGCGCCGGAATTCCAGATCGGCCCGCAGTCGCTGGAGAACCTTTACGTGCCGGCCAGCGATGGCACCCAGGTGCGCCTGTCGAGCCTGGCGAAAGTGGAGGAGCGCCACACCCTGCTGGCGGTCAACCATATCTCCCAGTTCCCGGCGGCGACCATCTCCTTCAACCTCGCCAAGGGTGTCGCCCTGGGCGAGGCGGTGCAGGCGATCCGTGATGTCGAGACGCAGATGGACATGCCGGTGAGCCTGCAAGGCAGCTTCCGCGGCGCCGCCCAGGCGTTCGAAGCCTCGCTGTCGAACACCCTGCTGCTGGTGCTGGCGTCCATCGTCACCATGTACATCGTGCTGGGCATCCTCTACGAAAGCTTCATCCACCCGGTGACCATCCTTTCCACGCTGCCTTCGGCGGGCGTGGGTGCGCTGCTGGCGCTGATGCTCTCCGGGCAGGAGATCGGCATCGTGGCGATCATTGGCATCATCCTGCTGATCGGCATCGTGAAGAAGAACGCGATCATGATGATCGACTTCGCCCTCGACGCCGAACGCAACGAGGGCAAGCCGCCCCATGAGGCGATCTACCAGGCGTGCCTGCTGCGCTTCCGGCCGATCCTGATGACCACCATGGCGGCGCTGCTTGGCGCGCTGCCGCTGATGCTCGCCGGTGGCGCCGGCGCCGAGCTGCGCCAGCCGCTGGGTATCACCATGGTCGGCGGCCTGTTGGTCAGCCAGTTGCTGACGCTGTTCACCACGCCGGTGATCTACCTGTACTTCGATCGTCTCGCCGCGCGCTGGGCCGCCTGGCGTGGTCGTCATGGCCTCGACGTGAACAGCATCGACCCGGCGGAGCGTGGCTGA
- a CDS encoding MdtA/MuxA family multidrug efflux RND transporter periplasmic adaptor subunit yields MTPSNGKPSKLRTLRPWLFTALIFAAVVGLIMWLHSTSSGAPAAQGGGRGGRPSPGQMAQGQGTAITVSVAPAVRGDLPVHYHALGTVTAYNTVNVRARVSGQLIKVPFQEGQEVKAGDVLAVIDPRPFQAALDQAQGTLQQNQAQLKNAQIDLARYKGLYAEDSIAKQTLDTQEAQVRQYEGTLKTNQGQVSDAKLNLEFTQVRAPISGRVGLRQVDVGNLVTSGDTTPLVVITQVKPISVVFSLPQQQLGTIARELYSGKPVPVEALDRNQNRTLATGVLKTLDNQIDTTTGTVKLKAGFENDDHALFPNQFVNVRLLAETLQGVLTIPANAVQRGNDGTYVYLVGEENKAKRQLVTLGTSESERVVVSEGLKEGDRVVVQGTDRLRDGTRMNIVASDEKAQEAADAQGEKSTAKPFGSADAVQSGPVQDSGKSE; encoded by the coding sequence ATGACCCCAAGCAACGGAAAGCCCTCGAAACTCCGCACCCTGCGCCCCTGGTTGTTCACCGCGCTCATTTTCGCCGCCGTGGTGGGCCTGATCATGTGGCTGCATTCGACGTCGTCCGGTGCGCCGGCGGCCCAGGGTGGCGGGCGTGGCGGGCGACCCAGTCCAGGGCAGATGGCGCAGGGGCAGGGCACCGCGATCACGGTCAGCGTGGCCCCGGCGGTTCGCGGCGATCTGCCGGTGCACTACCACGCGCTCGGCACGGTGACGGCCTACAACACGGTCAACGTCCGCGCACGGGTCAGCGGCCAGTTGATCAAGGTGCCGTTCCAGGAAGGCCAGGAAGTGAAGGCCGGCGACGTGCTCGCGGTGATCGATCCGCGTCCGTTCCAGGCGGCGCTGGACCAGGCCCAGGGCACCCTGCAGCAGAACCAGGCGCAACTGAAGAACGCGCAGATCGATCTCGCCCGCTACAAGGGCCTGTACGCCGAGGACTCCATCGCCAAGCAGACCCTGGATACCCAGGAAGCCCAGGTGCGCCAGTACGAGGGCACCCTGAAGACCAACCAGGGCCAGGTCAGCGACGCCAAGCTCAACCTCGAATTCACTCAGGTGCGCGCACCCATCTCGGGTCGCGTCGGCCTGCGCCAGGTGGACGTGGGCAATCTGGTGACTTCCGGCGACACCACGCCGCTGGTGGTGATTACCCAGGTCAAGCCGATCTCCGTGGTGTTCAGTCTGCCGCAGCAGCAGCTCGGCACCATCGCCCGCGAGCTGTACAGCGGCAAACCGGTGCCGGTGGAGGCGCTGGACCGCAATCAGAACCGGACCCTGGCCACCGGCGTGCTGAAGACCCTGGACAACCAGATCGACACCACCACCGGCACGGTCAAACTCAAGGCTGGCTTCGAGAACGACGATCACGCGCTGTTCCCCAACCAGTTCGTCAACGTGCGCCTGCTCGCCGAAACCCTGCAGGGCGTGCTGACCATCCCGGCCAACGCCGTGCAGCGCGGCAACGATGGCACCTATGTCTATCTGGTCGGCGAGGAGAACAAGGCCAAGCGCCAGTTGGTCACCCTGGGCACCAGCGAGAGCGAGCGGGTGGTGGTCAGCGAGGGCCTGAAAGAGGGCGATCGCGTCGTCGTCCAGGGCACCGATCGACTGCGCGACGGTACGCGCATGAACATCGTTGCTTCCGACGAGAAGGCCCAGGAGGCCGCGGACGCGCAAGGTGAAAAGAGTACCGCCAAGCCGTTCGGCTCGGCCGATGCCGTTCAGAGCGGCCCGGTCCAGGACAGCGGTAAGAGCGAATGA
- the tpx gene encoding thiol peroxidase, translating into MAQVTLKGNPVSVDGKLPQKGEQAPALSLVAGNLSDVTLETYAGKRKVLNIFPSVDTPTCATSVRKFNAEASKLANTVVLCISADLPFAQARFCGAEGLENVVNLSTLRGREFLGNYGVAIADGPLAGLAARAVVVLDEQNKVLHSELVGEIADEPNYAAAIAALA; encoded by the coding sequence ATGGCTCAAGTCACCCTCAAGGGCAATCCGGTTTCCGTCGATGGCAAGCTGCCGCAGAAAGGCGAGCAGGCTCCGGCCCTGTCGCTGGTCGCCGGCAACCTGTCCGACGTCACCCTGGAAACCTACGCCGGCAAGCGCAAGGTGCTGAACATCTTCCCCAGCGTCGACACCCCGACCTGCGCCACCTCCGTGCGCAAGTTCAACGCCGAGGCGAGCAAGCTGGCCAACACCGTGGTGCTGTGCATCTCCGCTGACCTGCCGTTCGCCCAGGCGCGCTTCTGCGGCGCCGAAGGCCTGGAGAACGTCGTGAACCTGTCCACCCTGCGTGGCCGCGAGTTCCTCGGCAACTATGGCGTGGCCATCGCCGACGGCCCGCTGGCCGGCCTGGCCGCCCGCGCTGTGGTGGTCCTGGACGAGCAGAACAAGGTGCTGCACAGCGAGCTGGTTGGCGAGATCGCCGACGAGCCGAACTACGCTGCCGCCATCGCCGCCCTGGCCTGA
- a CDS encoding LysE family transporter translates to MPMFNASYLAPLFSVALLWVVAVVTPGPNFFTTARIAAVHSRRHGLIAALGVASGTVIWGLAGGLGIKSLFTAAPSLYLLFKLAGGAYLIYLGIKLLKRRTPADGGESLTEVARQRSAFSVFRLGLLGNLTNPKTALFVATLFATAMPASPPAPLLAMAIALMVTLSFSWYCCVVLVFASERMAGVYRRFRRALDRFAGCCYLLFGARMLATR, encoded by the coding sequence TTGCCCATGTTCAACGCCAGCTACCTTGCTCCCCTGTTTTCCGTTGCCCTGCTCTGGGTGGTGGCGGTGGTCACGCCAGGGCCGAACTTCTTCACCACCGCGCGGATCGCCGCGGTGCACTCACGCCGCCACGGCTTGATCGCCGCGCTGGGAGTGGCCAGTGGCACGGTCATCTGGGGGCTGGCGGGTGGCCTCGGGATCAAATCGCTGTTTACCGCCGCACCCTCGTTGTACCTGCTGTTCAAGCTGGCCGGAGGCGCTTACCTGATCTACCTCGGCATCAAGCTGCTCAAGCGCCGGACGCCAGCGGATGGCGGCGAGAGCCTCACCGAAGTGGCCCGGCAGCGCAGCGCCTTTTCGGTCTTCCGCCTGGGCCTGCTGGGCAACCTGACCAATCCCAAGACCGCGCTCTTCGTCGCCACCCTGTTCGCCACGGCCATGCCGGCATCGCCGCCGGCGCCGCTGCTGGCGATGGCAATCGCGCTGATGGTGACGCTGTCGTTCAGCTGGTACTGCTGCGTGGTGCTGGTTTTCGCCAGCGAGCGCATGGCCGGCGTCTACCGTCGTTTCCGCCGGGCCCTGGATCGCTTCGCCGGCTGCTGCTACCTGCTGTTCGGCGCACGGATGCTGGCGACGCGCTGA
- a CDS encoding VOC family protein, whose amino-acid sequence MFSHITVGTNDLPRAIDFYTRVLEPLGIVLKAHRHAPERALFAHPDSDVVFCVYEPINGQPASVGNGSLVAFEARTRHQVDAFHARVMQLGGVDEGAPGLRLHYSPTYYGAYARDLDGNKVCCVCHLED is encoded by the coding sequence ATGTTCAGCCACATCACCGTGGGCACCAACGACCTGCCGCGGGCCATCGATTTCTACACGCGGGTGCTCGAGCCGCTGGGGATCGTCCTCAAGGCCCACCGTCATGCGCCGGAGCGGGCGCTGTTCGCCCACCCGGACAGCGACGTGGTGTTCTGCGTCTACGAGCCGATCAACGGCCAGCCGGCCAGCGTCGGCAACGGCAGCCTGGTGGCGTTCGAAGCGCGGACGCGTCACCAGGTCGATGCCTTCCATGCCCGCGTAATGCAGTTGGGCGGCGTGGACGAGGGCGCCCCCGGCCTGCGCTTGCACTATTCGCCGACCTATTACGGCGCCTACGCACGCGACCTGGACGGCAACAAGGTGTGCTGCGTCTGTCATCTGGAAGACTGA
- a CDS encoding C1 family peptidase, with translation MDTLLVQGHKGKAVGTLRSRLAEVLGDDAEQFPGLGGGTEFDAQTEAAVRHWQSGVGVIADGVVGAYCLNLLGLLPLKGIAIDLPQTQELFPATKRSNVRRYLPYVSAALEAAGLTDRPLLLAALGTIRAETEGFVPISEFPSQFNTRPGQSAFGAYDGRKDLGNVQPGDGARFRGRGFVQLTGRDNYEKYAKQIGVDIVAMPDLANAPEVAAALLALFLANCATKMRAALPTGLVGKPKDFLAARKLVNGGSHGLDRFYSVFEIAGRILPPLAGKTRGKVAAKAAGAPRLNASKDPVDLRDRAYLPPPASLPDIFPSNADVALYLAEYSRAGLILDQGQEGACTGFGLACVINYLRWRKSGNPDSDFQSVSPRMLYDFARRYDEYSGEDYDGSSCRGALKGWFHHGVCLEDDWPYTAQGITQPSFGYATRATQTTLGVYYRIEVKSITDLQAAIQEVGAIYVSAFTHDGWNQLPGSPDIGQPLKKGRKAPPPITHGTLQKIPFDGRPSQAGGHAFALVGFNTEGFIVQNSWGWEWGSGGFAILSYADWLANAMDAWVAALGVPGVVLGQLAAGSQQTTARSGANKAVWWNEATAYEHSIVMGNDGRVSRYLTQDELSRTLLFQACTLPDQWLRSQPGNTKRVVIIVHGGLNSEEAAITRARAMGRYFIGNGCYPLFVVWKTGVLESIGDIIADRFRSEPARAGGVREALTDASDALLEASVGRPLARPIWSEMKENAEFSTLPTRGGDLLVTALQNLVRTWGQQLEIHLVGHSAGSIFLGWLIDVMAARGVADNVSSIHLYAPACTVQFANRHYAPHDQLMKRLYLDILSDRAERDDNTAAIYRKSLLYLVSNALEGDLRTPILGLANVLDPNYRGWDGSSATGEALSKWRQALAAAGLVQGKQIQLLEGAKVATCLSPRVDIAAAHGCFDNAVDIITRTLTRITGGPLAMPVDDLRGY, from the coding sequence ATGGACACACTGTTGGTACAGGGACACAAGGGCAAGGCGGTCGGCACGTTGCGCAGCAGGCTCGCCGAGGTGCTGGGCGACGATGCGGAGCAGTTTCCGGGCCTGGGCGGCGGTACCGAGTTCGACGCACAGACCGAGGCGGCGGTGCGCCACTGGCAATCGGGCGTGGGTGTCATCGCCGATGGCGTGGTCGGCGCCTACTGCCTCAACCTGCTGGGGTTGCTGCCGCTCAAGGGCATCGCCATCGATCTGCCACAGACCCAGGAGCTGTTCCCGGCGACCAAGCGTTCCAATGTGCGCCGCTACCTGCCCTATGTCAGCGCGGCACTGGAAGCGGCCGGGTTGACCGACCGGCCACTGCTGCTGGCGGCGCTGGGCACCATTCGCGCGGAGACCGAAGGCTTCGTGCCGATCTCCGAGTTTCCCTCGCAGTTCAATACCCGTCCGGGCCAGTCGGCCTTCGGCGCCTATGATGGGCGCAAGGACCTGGGCAACGTCCAGCCCGGCGACGGCGCGCGCTTTCGCGGGCGCGGCTTCGTGCAACTGACCGGACGGGACAACTACGAAAAGTACGCGAAGCAGATCGGCGTCGACATCGTCGCGATGCCCGATCTGGCCAACGCCCCGGAAGTCGCCGCGGCGCTGCTGGCGTTATTCCTGGCCAACTGCGCGACGAAGATGCGAGCGGCGCTGCCGACGGGGTTGGTTGGCAAGCCGAAGGACTTCCTCGCTGCGCGCAAGTTGGTGAACGGCGGTAGCCACGGCCTGGACCGCTTCTACAGCGTGTTCGAGATCGCCGGGCGGATTCTTCCGCCGCTGGCCGGCAAGACGCGCGGCAAGGTAGCCGCCAAGGCTGCCGGGGCGCCGCGCCTCAACGCCAGCAAGGACCCGGTCGACCTGCGTGATCGCGCCTACCTGCCGCCGCCGGCCAGCCTGCCCGACATCTTTCCGAGCAACGCCGACGTTGCGCTCTACCTGGCGGAGTACAGCCGCGCCGGGCTGATCCTCGATCAGGGCCAGGAGGGCGCCTGCACCGGCTTCGGCCTGGCCTGCGTGATCAACTACCTGCGCTGGCGCAAGTCGGGCAATCCGGACAGCGATTTCCAGTCGGTCAGCCCGCGCATGCTCTACGACTTCGCCCGGCGCTATGACGAATACTCCGGCGAGGATTACGACGGCTCGAGTTGTCGCGGCGCGCTCAAGGGATGGTTCCACCATGGTGTGTGCCTGGAGGATGACTGGCCCTATACCGCCCAAGGCATCACCCAACCGAGCTTCGGCTATGCCACCCGCGCCACCCAGACCACCCTGGGCGTCTATTACCGCATCGAGGTGAAGTCCATCACCGACCTCCAGGCGGCGATCCAGGAGGTCGGCGCGATCTACGTCTCGGCCTTTACCCATGACGGCTGGAACCAGCTGCCGGGCAGCCCCGACATCGGCCAGCCGCTGAAGAAGGGACGCAAGGCGCCGCCGCCCATCACCCATGGCACGTTGCAGAAGATTCCGTTCGATGGCCGTCCTTCCCAGGCAGGCGGGCACGCCTTCGCCCTGGTGGGTTTCAACACCGAAGGTTTCATCGTGCAGAACTCCTGGGGCTGGGAGTGGGGTAGCGGCGGCTTCGCCATCCTCAGTTACGCCGACTGGCTGGCCAACGCCATGGACGCCTGGGTCGCGGCGCTGGGTGTGCCGGGCGTGGTGCTCGGCCAACTGGCGGCCGGCAGCCAGCAGACCACCGCGCGCTCGGGGGCGAACAAGGCCGTCTGGTGGAACGAGGCGACCGCCTACGAGCACAGCATCGTGATGGGCAACGACGGCCGGGTCAGCCGCTACCTGACCCAGGACGAGCTGAGCCGCACGCTGCTGTTCCAGGCCTGCACGCTGCCGGACCAGTGGCTGCGCAGCCAGCCCGGCAACACCAAGCGCGTGGTGATCATCGTCCACGGCGGTCTGAACAGCGAGGAGGCCGCCATCACCCGCGCCCGCGCCATGGGCCGCTATTTCATCGGCAACGGCTGCTACCCACTGTTCGTGGTGTGGAAGACAGGTGTGCTGGAATCCATTGGCGACATCATCGCCGACCGCTTCCGCAGCGAGCCGGCGCGCGCCGGTGGCGTGCGGGAGGCCTTGACCGACGCCTCCGACGCCCTGCTCGAAGCCAGCGTCGGGCGCCCCCTGGCGCGGCCGATCTGGAGCGAGATGAAGGAGAACGCCGAGTTTTCCACGCTGCCCACACGCGGCGGCGACCTGCTGGTGACGGCGCTGCAGAACCTGGTGCGGACCTGGGGCCAGCAACTGGAAATCCACCTGGTCGGCCATTCCGCCGGGTCGATCTTCCTCGGCTGGCTGATCGATGTGATGGCGGCGCGCGGCGTGGCGGACAACGTATCGTCGATCCACCTCTATGCACCGGCCTGCACCGTGCAGTTCGCCAACCGCCATTACGCGCCCCACGACCAACTGATGAAGCGGCTGTACCTGGATATCCTTTCCGACCGTGCCGAGCGCGACGACAACACCGCGGCGATCTATCGCAAGTCGCTGCTGTACCTGGTGTCCAACGCACTGGAGGGCGACCTGCGGACGCCGATCCTCGGCCTGGCCAACGTGCTCGACCCCAACTACCGGGGCTGGGACGGCTCGTCCGCCACTGGCGAGGCGCTGAGCAAGTGGCGCCAGGCACTGGCCGCGGCGGGGCTCGTCCAGGGCAAGCAGATCCAGTTGCTCGAGGGAGCCAAGGTCGCCACCTGCCTGTCGCCCAGGGTGGATATCGCCGCGGCCCATGGCTGCTTCGACAACGCCGTGGACATCATCACGCGCACGCTGACGCGGATCACCGGCGGACCGCTGGCGATGCCGGTGGATGACCTGCGCGGCTATTGA
- a CDS encoding VOC family protein, which translates to MSSLQRITPCLWFDGKAQEAAEFYTGIFPNSRIVQTAYYPEAEKDRHGGVPGSVLTVEFVLDGQTFVALNGGPAFNFTEALSLQVMCDSQKEIDHFWEKLGAGGPVEAQICGWLKDRYGVSWQICPRHVGDMVADPDKAKASRTLQAVMGMKKLDMAAIERAHAGN; encoded by the coding sequence ATGTCCAGCCTGCAACGCATCACGCCCTGCCTCTGGTTCGACGGCAAGGCCCAGGAAGCGGCCGAGTTCTACACCGGCATCTTCCCCAATTCGCGGATCGTCCAGACCGCCTATTACCCCGAGGCCGAGAAGGACCGCCACGGCGGCGTGCCCGGCTCGGTGCTGACGGTGGAGTTCGTGCTGGATGGCCAGACCTTCGTCGCCCTCAACGGCGGGCCGGCGTTCAACTTCACCGAGGCGCTCTCGCTGCAGGTGATGTGCGACAGCCAGAAGGAGATCGACCACTTCTGGGAAAAACTCGGCGCCGGCGGTCCGGTGGAGGCGCAGATCTGCGGCTGGCTGAAGGACCGCTATGGCGTGTCCTGGCAGATCTGCCCGCGCCACGTCGGCGACATGGTGGCCGACCCGGACAAGGCGAAGGCCAGCCGCACGCTGCAGGCGGTGATGGGCATGAAGAAACTCGACATGGCCGCCATCGAACGCGCTCATGCCGGTAACTGA
- a CDS encoding class II aldolase and adducin N-terminal domain-containing protein — MPKLATVASPMGLERQGRIDLACAFRWAARLNLHEAIANHFSLALSDDGRDFLINPYGRHFSQIRASDLLRLHADDPEALNRPDAPDITAWALHGALHRNHPQARCILHVHSKYATALACLADSRLPPIEQNSMRFFERVAIDEGFDGMGLGDEAERVSRLLGDKPILLMGNHGVLVAAPSVAQAFDDLYYFERACEVYLTALASGRPLRIASDEVARKTMRQWLEYPGFAERHFAALREMLMESEPAFAD; from the coding sequence ATGCCCAAACTCGCCACCGTCGCTTCGCCCATGGGCCTGGAACGCCAGGGCCGCATCGACCTCGCCTGCGCCTTCCGCTGGGCCGCACGCCTGAACCTGCACGAAGCCATCGCCAACCACTTCAGCCTGGCGCTTTCGGACGATGGCCGGGACTTCCTGATCAACCCCTACGGCCGGCACTTCTCGCAGATACGCGCCAGCGACCTGCTGCGCCTGCACGCGGACGACCCCGAGGCGCTGAACCGCCCGGACGCGCCGGACATCACCGCCTGGGCGCTGCATGGCGCGCTGCATCGCAACCATCCGCAGGCGCGCTGCATCCTCCATGTGCATTCGAAGTACGCAACCGCCCTCGCCTGCCTGGCCGATTCGCGCCTGCCGCCCATCGAGCAGAACAGCATGCGCTTCTTCGAGCGCGTGGCCATCGACGAAGGCTTCGACGGCATGGGCCTGGGCGATGAAGCCGAGCGCGTCAGCCGCCTGCTGGGTGACAAGCCGATCCTGCTGATGGGCAACCATGGCGTGCTGGTCGCGGCACCCAGCGTGGCCCAGGCGTTCGATGACCTGTACTACTTCGAGCGGGCCTGCGAGGTCTACCTCACCGCCCTGGCCAGCGGTCGCCCGCTGCGCATCGCCAGCGACGAGGTGGCGCGCAAGACCATGCGGCAATGGCTGGAGTATCCGGGATTCGCCGAGCGGCATTTCGCGGCGCTGCGGGAGATGTTGATGGAGAGCGAGCCGGCGTTCGCCGATTGA